CCACATAATCCATGATACCTTTTCCAGGTTCAAAATTGGATTCACTTGGTTTTGGGCTCCAATCATTCACCTTTGATTCTGTGTCTTCTGGGAAAACGACATCTGCAAACATACATATGATTACAGGAGGATGTTATAATAATGAAAATAGAAGAACATTAAAAGGATCATTAGCTGAATTAATAGTTACTAACCAGTATTATGGGTATGAAGAAATTCCTGAAGCTCAGTGTTTTGCAGAACAGCATTCCACACATTTGGATCACAAGCAATTGAAGCAACAACACTCTGGTAGAAAACGGAACATAAATAAACTGTCATTGTGCGTGTCTTTTGACTTAAAAAAACCGTATAGGTTGGATATTGTAGCTAGAGTGTGTTTTGGATGAgcatgtgataagtgcaacaaaaaAGTTATGTCCTTGATTGGACTACTCATATATTACATAAGAGGAACCCAGAAAGATTTGCATATGGCATTTACTCATTTACCAATTCGTAAAATCACAGACGTACAATAAGGTCATTGAACATTTATATCCTCTGTCAAATAGACGTGAAAGTGGATTAAAGACCAACCAATATGGGACAGATTACAACGTATATACAAAAGCAGATTAATTTTTTGTTTATCAAAGTACAAAAAATAATGTGAACCTGCTTCCATCAAAAATTTATTTTTGATGCGCATAATAAAGAAAGAGGAACCAAACATACCTGTGCTTTAGGATTTTCATTAAGAAGCCTAAAGGCTTGCAATGCTTGATTTGAAGCTATAGGAGTTACCAAAGTTTCACTAACAAGACATGGTTCGGTCTCCACATCTCCATTTTGTCCATTAGTGGCATTCGACGACAGGTAAGTCCTGAAAAAAACAAAAAACGAACGATTAGTACCAAAAGCATAAAGTACTAAGGTGATCAACAAAAGATGAATGCCTACTCTTAAGAACACGCAGCAGATTAATATAAGTTTACATGTTACtgtaatatttagtcaaacattttCAAGAAAATTAACAATAATTTGGAAATTCAATCATTTGAAGTCTCTCAGAACCACCAAAACTCACCAAGAAAATATTACTCCGTATGAAACTAGCAACAGATTATTCTTTTGACCTCTCAATGAAAAGATTATCATAAACCCATTGCAATTATCTAAAGATCATAATTTTAACCAAACCCATGAATCATAAAACTATTTGGGGAATTGGAATTACTTCAAAAtcaaaattttattaaaataatgaTCTCAATTAAACTTTCTTGAAATAAACCCATTGCAAATACCTAAAGATCATAATTTTAACCAAACTCATGAATCATAAAACTATTTGGGGAATTGGAATTACTTCAAAATCAAAACTTTATCAAAATAATGATCTCAATTAAAGTTTCTTGAAATAACTCAATAATATGATCACTATTAACCTAAAAGTATGTGGGCCACACAAAAAACAGTTAACCATAAACAAACACTTTATACAACAAAACATAATAGTAATTACTTTTCAAGAGCGAAATTAAGATCAGAAGTAGCCTGTTTAGCTTCCTGAATAGTCGGAGCACCACCAAACACCAATCTCGGCATCGGCTCACCGGCTTCCATAAAAAGTTCATCTTCAGCAAACTCCCAATCATCAATCGGCTTTTCAATTGAAGAACtcgattttaaatcattattatTGATCATCAATTTCGAATTATCAGaagataaagaagaagaagaaaccaccgACGCTGCAATAGAACGACTGGCTTGTCGAGCGGCAGAAACGACGGGGTTTTCGCTGCCGCGAAAACCGCCGTTCAATACACCGATTCCGGCTGCTTTCGCCGCGGCTCTCATCGCAACTCCACCACCCATGATGATATGTGATATGAATCAACGGCAACGGCGTTTTTGTAGAAAGGGACGATTGAGTGATTATTACAAGTATCTTTTatcttttataattttataataataataatagaaaataaaatatacatggAAATTTGTTAACTGATTGATTGGTGTC
The window above is part of the Rutidosis leptorrhynchoides isolate AG116_Rl617_1_P2 chromosome 1, CSIRO_AGI_Rlap_v1, whole genome shotgun sequence genome. Proteins encoded here:
- the LOC139885996 gene encoding uncharacterized protein; the protein is MGGGVAMRAAAKAAGIGVLNGGFRGSENPVVSAARQASRSIAASVVSSSSLSSDNSKLMINNNDLKSSSSIEKPIDDWEFAEDELFMEAGEPMPRLVFGGAPTIQEAKQATSDLNFALEKTYLSSNATNGQNGDVETEPCLVSETLVTPIASNQALQAFRLLNENPKAQSVVASIACDPNVWNAVLQNTELQEFLHTHNTDVVFPEDTESKVNDWSPKPSESNFEPGKGIMDYVEDIKQKISVTVVEMVNSLSDTFQNIFGGSPKDVFNVNPDGAAEISVEKTAIGASLMGLAIMVIGLVLLKRPAAA